The genomic window GGGTAAGTTGAGTTATGGAACCAAAggatggatatatatatataatggtgACAAAAAGATGAGTTATGAACATTACATGCTGACACACGCCAACAACACCTCTGCTAAAGTGTCGATGCAGTGTTATATCAGTACAGACAATGAGATAGGAGAACAGCAGTGTGTGTGAAACATACTTGAATTTCAACTCAAGAAACTAATTTAAGatgttcaaacttcaaataaTCCGATCGCCAGAAAATTTGaacaatatcatattttaatacAACTTCAAAGTATTTTAAATCTTAGTTTAgtagtaataattttttattccaCATCGGAAGTCAGTCTTTGACCTCAAGTTTAGTTTAGGGTTTATTTTGGAGTTAGCTTCGATGATCAGGGTAAAGCCGTGGTGGAATTTGAATGAGGTTGGCTTAAGACTTTTTCAGAGGTCAATTTGGGCTCAATAGTGGGAGGGTGTTGATTTTGGGTTTAATTTTTATGCGATTCGGAGGTAGATCTCAATTAGGTGGTGTTTGTTTTGATGTTTATTTTCGGTATTTCGTTTATATACGACTCTGATATTATGTAGTTCGtttttaccaatttttattcatcttttACATAGACCTGATTAATAATAGGTAATATCAAAGTGTTGGGTTGAAATTTAATACACTAAAAGAGTCTTTCATTCATTACTTGAggtattttgtcaaaaaaaaataaaaaatttattacttGAGGTACATAATTTATAAAACATACATATAATCTTCAACTTATTGAGACACTTTTtaacaaatgaaaaaattgtgaggatttatacatatataagattcaaaacaaacattatttcaaaaaattatgtgcaatataaatcaaaattttaaattttttaatcaatatgATTATCCATAAATTGTgcgtttaattttttttttatgtgatttttttttaatgtgaataTGTGGGTTTGTTTAGTacacaaaattgaaatttaaaactACTAGTCCACTTACTATGAGCTGGAATCCAAGCAAAGGAAGTCCCTCGATGTTTCTCCTCATTGTCTTGATATAGAGGAAGTCTTACCTAGCTAAACCATgtcatctaatctaatctaatctaattgATTAACTTATCTCTTTCACTTAACTTTTTGATAGGGTAGGTCTATGCATATATTATTGCAACATGtaatgtaaaaatcaattaGTCCTAACCAACCCAATTACAATTTAAGACACGACTCTAAAGTCTTTCTCTTCCCCTCACTCTACTTTTAGTAAGACAAAATATGCAAATGGACATTCACATTCAAGGAATTGAAGAATCGTTTCTATAAATTTAGTTCTTTGTTTGAAAGAGAAATatcttaattatataatatatgatgCTATATTTAGTATAAATAGCGACTTACttgcaaataaaaataaatcaccTATATAGACAAGACTAAGATCATATATTCAACAGTAAAATAAGTCAGACCAAACATACGCTAATTCTTTATTATACATCGAAAACAAGCGCGAGGAGGGGGCGCAAATGTCACAATATCTTTGTGAGTCGTGTtgctttataaataaatttactattattattcattattatataaaattaatcataattaaacacttaaatacatatttttagaaaataatctAATCAATTAAGAATATGTTTAGTGGTTCTAATTGAGAGAGACTTGAGTTATTTTGTCTATATGCCTcgattatgaatttttttttgaccgGATGCCTCGATTATGATTACGTTTAGTTAAAGGAATTTATGGAAATAAGAGGAAAATATATTTAGAGCGGACAAATCACGCAATATATCAATCAGGAGAGTGGATTCTCTCATGTGCATATTGCACTGGAGAGGGGGCAGTTTAGAATCTTTAGATCACAACCCTTGAaactttgtttttaaatttttaatttttttttataatttccaATCAAAAGGCTGTTGTTGCCCTGGAGGATGACACAACGGGAGAGAATCCTTCCTCATCAATCAGTGTGATCTATTTACTATTATCAATGCGTTGACTCAACTACGTTTTCACAACACCTAAATTAACGTTATGTGTCATAGTGACAAAAATAGGATAATGTGGAGCGAGAAAAAGTCATGATAAAGATTATCAATTCAAAGATAAGTAAGATATTCCATCATAAATAACAGTATATAGTTTACGATGAATCATGTTACTTATTTTTGGACTAATATTGGTCCATATTAACAAATAGTTCAGTTggcaactataaaaaatattgttagagAAATTGAAATTCGAACTcggaatttttgtttttctaaagtgTGCGaatatatagtattattattattagacgTGCTACTAAAAAAATGCAGCAGAAATCCAATCCTATGTGCTGATATAGTTTTGGACATGAACCCCTAATTATAAGGGTTAAAGATAAGAAACAAGGGGATATATTCTTTGTGAATACAAACCCAAGCTTAAAGGTCAAACTATGTGCTGATATATACTTCAACTTTTAGGTTGGAAGGGTTTGTCACCATTCACATTTCTCTGCCACGGTTCCGATGATCAGTTACGTTTTCAGCTTTTAATTTTTCACATGAAGCCAACCATTGTAGTTTATCCTCACTTCATACATACCCTTCAATATTCATTCTATCTTTTTCTTAGCCATCCATTTCATCACGTTGCATATCAtatcattaatatattatactCTGTATTTTTCTTGTCTTCTTGTACTTTTTCTTTGTGCATTTATGTACTTCATTATTTTTTCACGCGTAATATATAAgttttcttttacaattttttcttgttttaattttcattttactcTAAAGAGTAAAGAGTAACTTTCTGTGGACTTTGCTTAATGTGGAACCTAGTTTATGTGACGTTTCACACGGAACTTAATCAATCAAGGACCCTGTTTTTGTTTCGTACATGAAAGTGATTTTTAACATAAATTGAAACTggaatcaaaataattaaaggATTTTTTGGATTATTACCAATTTAAAGCATATCTAGCGTAGCATGGTCAAGAATCTATTATGGCTAAACGAATCTAATTTTTTGTGGAAATATTTTAATCTTTCTTTGTGAAAGATGAATGAAAGAAAAGCCTTTAAGAATTGGGCTAGTAATATAAAAGTCTGAGATagtgataaatttttttttttaaaagcaaaatGAGGTATATTATCAAAAACAGTTTCCTCTCAGCATAAGATTTAGACATCTAAGATTTATTGATATAGATTACCAAAGTTTACAACGAGTCAATAAAAGAAATCAGAAAGAAATTGAGATagtgataaaattaatttgactTCAAAAATTTGGTTTTATAGCATGGACGGAATATTGACTAAAAATTAATACTACTCTTTAGTCTTGAGAGTCATTAATATTAGTCAATTATCAGTAACcatgagttttttttatgatgacCATGCGATAGTTAAGGTAACCAAAAGAGGtactaaaatttatattgaaaaacataattatattttgaaatgataaatatttgaTCCGTTGAAACATTTAATCTATGATTTGATTATTGACCGGTGCGACTAATTTGTATTAAAATGGATTTCATTTCAACAAAAATGTAATCTTCCCAAGGCCCCAAATTCACTATACAAAAGGTATAATATACCACCACCTTGAGGTCCTCCGCGCAATTTCACCGAAATCTTTCAATTTATTTCGGAGCTTCTCTGATTTATAACGCCTCCGCAACCAATACGTGTCGATAACAGATCCAAATTATTGATGAGGTGTTGTTCGCAATGGCTCCCCTCCGTCAATGATCAAACTATCACTCTACTTATATAATCCCTTTCTCATAACTAGTTAAGGTATGCAATTTCTTTTCTAAAGTTTTTCGGTTATTGCTCTCATATCAACTTGAACGTCAGAAAATTTGCAAACATTTCTATCATCGACTTCAATCTTAGCGGTAAGTTGTTTGACGTATCAATGTTCTAGGTAAGGTCAATTTGGATTTCAACTTGAgttgaatgaatatttttattataataaaataataataataataagattaaattaataaatagcATTATCCTTCCCCATGATTTGATACTTTACTAGTTCAGTGAACTGAAACTATTTCCAGCAATATATTTTGCACTTTGCAGAGTTATAAAAGCTCTCTTTCAAATCCATCCATAACGCACAtcacacaaaaacaaaaccaaagaGCGCACGCAATGGCAAGCCATGGTTCATCATTTTCGAGCCTCCGAACCTATCTCCAAGCCGTCGCTCACACTCCTTCTCGCTTCGCTCGTCGCGGTTTCTCCGTCTCAACTTCATATGAAGAAATGAGCCGCGTTCGAGCCAGGTCCGGTACCAGCATGCGCAAGACACTCCGATGGTTCGACCTTGTCGGCTTTGGTATCGGCGGAATGGTCGGCGCCGGAGTTTTCGTAACAACCGGTCACGCCAGTCGCGTTTTCGCCGGTCCTGCTGTTGTTCTATCTTACGCCATTGCTGGTTTCTGCGCTCTGTTATCAGCTTTCTGTTACACTGAGTTCGCCGTTGATATGCCTGTCGCCGGCGGTGCTTTTAGCTACCTTCGCGTCACCTTCGGTAACGTAACTAACTTCCTTTTTGCGCGTCTCTATCATAATAACAGATTCTGTTACTTTCAGAACTTTTTGTTAACgtcattttcaaatttcaggTGAATTTGCTGCGTTTATAACCGGCGCAAATCTGATCATGGATTACGTGATGTCCAATGCCGCCGTTGCTAGAGGTTTTACGGCGTATTTCGGCACCACAATCGGTATTTCCTCCGATAAATGGAGGATCACGGTTCCTTCTTTTCCTAAAGGATTTAATCAAATAGACATGGTCGCTGTTGTAGTCGTTTTACTCATCACCATCGTTATCTGCTACAGGTTCATAATCATAACCGTTTCTTCTTAATCAATTCATTCATAATGAAGCTtaattttcatttcaaattttcaaccataattaattaattattttgtatttttgtcaattttGTAGTACGAGGGAAAGTTCAGTGGTGAATATGATATTGACGGGGTTGCACATATTGTTCATAGTATTTGTGATAGTGATAGGTTTTTGGAAAGGTAGTTGGAAGAATTTTACAAACTCGTCTAATTCGGAGAATCCGTCGGGTTTTTTTCCGTTTGGTGCTGCTGGTGTGTTTAATGGTGCAGCAGCGGTTTATTTAAGCTATATTGGTTATGATGCTGTTTCAACAATGGCGGAAGAAGTGAAAGAACCTGTTAAAGATATTCCTATTGGTGTTTCTGGATCTGTAATTATCGTTACTATTCTTTATTGTCTCATGGCTGCTTCAATGTGCATGCTTCTTCCCTACGATATGGTAATTTCAATTTGTATAGTTTTCagttatattattatgagataATGATACATGGACGGAATCAGATTTCTTGCAGTCTCTCAGCCGTCCGATTTATATCGACGACCaatatcattttaatttgaatGTGTCCGATCTTAAAACGACTGATATTCATTACTGGAACTGCCCGAAAACTTAATTGCAGGCAATCATAATCCTACATGGACACCATTTTCACAATGACCACAATTTTAGTCATAAATTGAATTAATCATCTAATTATCAGAATTAACCACATTTTTGAACGTGTGTCGTGGGTGGGTGGGTGTGTATGAACCatttttgatgtatttgatgATGTGATTTATTTTAGTATAAGGTGTTACGTATAGGGATGGTGATGATTTATGAtgatgtatgtatgtatgtagaTTGATCCTGAGGCACCGTTTTCAGCAGCGTTTAAATCTGACGGCTGGGGATGGGCGTCAAGAGTAATAGGAGTGGGGGCCAGTTTTGGAATATTGACATCATTGATAGTGGCTATGTTGGGTCAGGCTCGTTATATGTGTGTTATTGGACGTTCTAATGTGGTCCCTGCTTGGTTTGCTAAGGTCCACCCAAAGACCTCAACTCCTGTCAACGCCTCTGCTTTTCTTGGTATGTTAGTATAGTAATACTCTGTTATTATCTATggttttttcaattaaaatttcatatgtttTTTGATGTATTAGTATATATGTTTTGGTTTATTGTTGCGTTTTTAATTTGTTGGCAACGTGTTTGGATGGTGTGGGATTTGTGTTTTTGGAATGGTACTTCACAATCCTTCAGAAAGGAAAGGGACCCACTTCAACAATATAGCCTCTGGTTGAGATGTGATCAGGGGATTTGTGTGGTTATTCTGTTGGATTGTGATAAGATTCAATGTTTCCTCGATGTTAATGGGTGTAGTGTAGCTTTGCACATTGTCACCTTCATAATGAAGCAATTGAGTATATCTTTGAATTGAGACTAACATAAGTAGAATCACACCGTGTCACtgatattttgacaaaattaccGTGTCATAATAATTTTGACAAGTTCCAAGTCCATCCCAACATGTACGATAAATGGAAGGTAGCTCGTTTCTCTTCTCCTAGACGACTACATGCACATGTTATTCGCAAAGAAAAGGCAGTGagggatttggatcctctccttcactctcctctccatctctctccatcctctctatctctctcttaatctcAGTCactctcattattattttaaaactttttattaaagAGAGGGATTGAAATTAAGATAGAAATAAAGAGGATTGAGAGAGATGGAGAGGAGAGTGAAGGAGATCACATTTATCATAGACTAATCCCTTTCTTTAGATTCAACCACTGTAGGGTAGGGTAGATTGAGGCTTTAACATTTATCAAAAAAGATGGCCAAAAGAGAAGTACTTTTTTAAGTTTTAGCAGTTAAATATGCCCTCTTTTggcatgaataattgtgaaaaaCTGTAGTTGCCTTAGTatagaattatttttattggaaGGAAACTGGGTAAAGCACTTGATAAACAGTGCTGAGTAGTAAAGCTTACCAATCCCATATGGGTGTCACATGTTTT from Trifolium pratense cultivar HEN17-A07 linkage group LG1, ARS_RC_1.1, whole genome shotgun sequence includes these protein-coding regions:
- the LOC123899847 gene encoding cationic amino acid transporter 7, chloroplastic-like produces the protein MASHGSSFSSLRTYLQAVAHTPSRFARRGFSVSTSYEEMSRVRARSGTSMRKTLRWFDLVGFGIGGMVGAGVFVTTGHASRVFAGPAVVLSYAIAGFCALLSAFCYTEFAVDMPVAGGAFSYLRVTFGEFAAFITGANLIMDYVMSNAAVARGFTAYFGTTIGISSDKWRITVPSFPKGFNQIDMVAVVVVLLITIVICYSTRESSVVNMILTGLHILFIVFVIVIGFWKGSWKNFTNSSNSENPSGFFPFGAAGVFNGAAAVYLSYIGYDAVSTMAEEVKEPVKDIPIGVSGSVIIVTILYCLMAASMCMLLPYDMIDPEAPFSAAFKSDGWGWASRVIGVGASFGILTSLIVAMLGQARYMCVIGRSNVVPAWFAKVHPKTSTPVNASAFLGIFTAAIALFTDLDVLLNLVSIGTLFVFYMVANAVVYRRYVAAGTTNPWPTVSFLVSFSFTSIMFTLIWKCVPSGVAKAVMLSACGVVAVAILQLFHFTVPQARKPEFWGVPLMPWIPATSIFLNLFLLGSLDGPSYVRFGVFSAVAVLFYVLYSVHASFDAEGDGSLSQKNVEVHMESKEESVDQSFKV